One window of the Pedobacter ginsengisoli genome contains the following:
- the pncB gene encoding nicotinate phosphoribosyltransferase, whose protein sequence is MNLSLLPVLSSILDNDFYKFTMQQGVIRLFPSAKARYAFINRGKHSFPDGFAKALKEAVNEMATLKLSKEEKHFLEVNCPYLDPVYLDFLEGYRYNPEEVHVTQNGDQLEVHVEGLWYRTILWEVPLMSLICELFYILNDSQRISNDEVINHTKEKIENYRRLGVTVAEFGTRRRYSYQVHRLVLQSLSQYGEGSFIGTSNVHMAMIHRTKPIGTHAHEWFMFHAARYGFKMANATGLEHWVEVYRGDLGIALSDTYTTEVFFKQFDKMFSKLFDGVRHDSGDALLFADKVISHYNSMGIDPKTKTIIFSDGLNYEKVARIADHCRDKIGMSFGIGTNLTNDAGPAAMNIVIKMTEAQPKDGEWTEVVKLSDEHGKYTGTERMINLAKTILEID, encoded by the coding sequence ATGAATTTATCTCTTTTGCCAGTGCTATCATCAATTCTCGATAACGATTTTTATAAATTTACCATGCAGCAGGGGGTAATTCGTTTATTCCCGTCGGCAAAGGCTCGGTATGCATTTATAAACCGGGGTAAGCATTCTTTTCCAGATGGTTTTGCTAAAGCTTTAAAAGAAGCTGTAAATGAAATGGCAACATTAAAACTAAGCAAAGAAGAGAAACATTTTTTGGAGGTAAATTGTCCATATCTTGATCCTGTATACCTTGATTTTTTAGAAGGATATCGCTACAATCCCGAAGAGGTACATGTTACGCAAAACGGAGATCAGCTAGAAGTGCATGTAGAAGGGCTATGGTACCGTACCATTTTATGGGAAGTGCCATTAATGTCGCTCATTTGCGAACTATTCTACATTCTTAATGATTCTCAAAGAATATCTAACGACGAGGTAATTAACCATACTAAAGAAAAGATAGAAAACTACCGCCGTTTGGGCGTAACAGTAGCCGAATTTGGTACACGTCGCCGATACTCTTACCAGGTACACAGATTAGTACTTCAATCCCTTAGCCAATATGGAGAGGGTTCATTTATAGGCACCAGCAATGTTCATATGGCCATGATTCACAGAACAAAACCCATCGGAACCCATGCCCATGAATGGTTTATGTTTCATGCCGCCCGTTATGGGTTTAAAATGGCTAACGCTACCGGATTAGAACATTGGGTGGAGGTGTACAGGGGCGATTTGGGCATAGCACTATCTGATACTTACACCACCGAAGTATTCTTTAAGCAGTTCGATAAAATGTTTTCAAAACTATTTGATGGCGTTAGACACGATAGCGGCGACGCATTGCTTTTTGCCGATAAAGTGATTTCGCATTACAATAGCATGGGTATCGATCCTAAAACCAAAACCATAATTTTTTCTGATGGACTGAACTATGAAAAGGTAGCACGCATTGCCGATCATTGTCGCGATAAGATTGGAATGTCATTTGGCATAGGTACAAATCTTACAAACGATGCAGGGCCTGCAGCAATGAATATTGTTATAAAAATGACTGAAGCCCAGCCAAAAGACGGGGAGTGGACAGAGGTAGTAAAACTTTCAGATGAACACGGCAAGTATACTGGAACTGAACGGATGATTAATCTTGCCAAAACCATTCTTGAAATAGATTAG